The following proteins come from a genomic window of Sphingosinicella flava:
- a CDS encoding UdgX family uracil-DNA binding protein (This protein belongs to the uracil DNA glycosylase superfamily, members of which act in excision repair of DNA. However, it belongs more specifically to UdgX branch, whose founding member was found to bind uracil in DNA (where it does not belong), without cleaving it, appears to promote DNA repair by a pathway involving RecA, rather than base excision.), with protein sequence MRAVTLAHEEDFDGWRDAARSLALARVPPSEVTWSVGDAPPDLFGEEAVMPAVEGPAFSVPRPFVDLARTVICHSEPERFSLLYAMLLRLRARPGVLGDKADPLLRRLEEMAKSVRRDMHKMHAFVRFREVDEPDGGTRYVAWFEPDHHIVRSNAGFFVRRFTTMRWSILTPELSIHWDGETLTQSPGATRADAPSGDPVEETWKTYYASIFNPARVKVKAMTKEMPKKYWKNMPETALVGDLIAGAQAREAEMVARSRSKVAAEVREAGHDAAEAAERRLQPGGNALAAWEALFEEARGCTRCHLYKHATQTVFGEGPVDAPLMFVGEQPGDQEDLAGRAFVGPAGQLFDKALKEAGINRAKAYITNAVKHFKFEPRGTRRIHQTPKADEIKACHYWYDRERALIRPQVTVALGATAARQVFGRAVTISSLRGEAHKLAEGGEAWVTVHPSFLLRVRDNREAEYQRFVEDLARIGERVKALS encoded by the coding sequence ATGCGCGCCGTAACGCTCGCCCATGAGGAGGATTTCGACGGCTGGCGGGATGCCGCCCGCAGCCTCGCCCTCGCCCGGGTGCCGCCGTCCGAAGTGACGTGGAGCGTCGGCGACGCGCCGCCCGACCTGTTCGGCGAGGAAGCGGTGATGCCCGCAGTGGAAGGCCCGGCCTTTTCGGTGCCCCGGCCGTTCGTCGACCTGGCGCGGACCGTCATCTGCCATTCCGAGCCGGAGCGTTTCTCCCTGCTCTACGCGATGCTGCTGCGGCTGCGCGCGCGGCCGGGCGTGCTGGGGGACAAGGCCGATCCGCTGCTGCGGCGGCTGGAGGAGATGGCGAAATCGGTGCGGCGGGACATGCACAAGATGCACGCCTTCGTCCGCTTCCGCGAAGTGGACGAGCCGGACGGGGGCACCCGCTATGTCGCCTGGTTCGAGCCCGATCATCATATCGTGCGGTCAAATGCGGGCTTCTTCGTGCGGCGCTTCACCACGATGCGCTGGTCGATCCTGACGCCCGAATTGTCGATTCATTGGGACGGCGAGACGCTGACGCAAAGCCCCGGCGCGACGAGGGCCGACGCGCCGTCCGGCGATCCGGTCGAGGAGACGTGGAAGACCTATTACGCGTCCATCTTCAATCCGGCGCGGGTGAAGGTCAAAGCCATGACCAAGGAGATGCCGAAGAAATATTGGAAAAACATGCCGGAGACGGCGTTGGTCGGGGACTTGATCGCAGGCGCGCAGGCGCGGGAGGCGGAGATGGTCGCACGGTCGCGGAGCAAGGTCGCGGCGGAGGTGCGGGAGGCAGGGCACGATGCCGCCGAAGCGGCGGAGCGGCGGCTGCAGCCGGGCGGCAACGCGCTGGCGGCGTGGGAGGCCTTGTTCGAGGAGGCGCGGGGCTGCACGCGCTGCCACCTCTACAAGCATGCGACGCAGACGGTGTTCGGCGAGGGGCCGGTCGACGCGCCGCTCATGTTCGTCGGCGAGCAGCCGGGCGATCAGGAGGATCTGGCCGGGCGGGCCTTCGTCGGCCCGGCGGGCCAGCTGTTCGACAAGGCGCTGAAGGAAGCGGGGATCAACCGCGCCAAGGCCTACATCACCAACGCGGTCAAGCATTTCAAGTTCGAGCCGCGCGGCACCCGCCGCATCCACCAGACGCCCAAGGCGGACGAGATCAAGGCGTGTCATTATTGGTACGACCGGGAGCGCGCGCTGATCCGCCCGCAAGTGACGGTCGCGCTCGGCGCCACCGCCGCCCGGCAAGTGTTCGGGCGTGCCGTCACCATCTCCAGCTTGCGCGGGGAGGCGCATAAGCTGGCGGAAGGCGGGGAGGCGTGGGTGACGGTGCATCCCAGCTTCCTGCTGCGCGTGCGCGACAATCGGGAGGCGGAATATCAGCGGTTCGTGGAGGATTTGGCGCGGATCGGGGAGCGGGTGAAGGCGCTTTCCTAG
- a CDS encoding Cif family virulence factor, translated as MRLWTLGAVAALALGAPATADPVTADPVVAAERAFAARHQEVPMKQAFQEFSAADGVAVTRDGVKNVKDFIATWPDANNPGFIQWWPTLAGIAQSGDLGFTTGPASFGGKRYSDYFTVWKKQPDGSWKWVIDQGTGPRPAAVAPTQNVAAVPVSTLPPMEAGAAWSDLQKTDGNLGRAFAVHPGTATYYAPEIRLLGYRPEPVDGIQAALPVLAGRARDLKTSMEGGGVSAAGDLGYTYGIASWSENGAAKTGPYLRVWQRRPQGWMVLVENVNPF; from the coding sequence ATGCGTTTATGGACCTTGGGCGCGGTTGCCGCGCTCGCGCTGGGGGCGCCCGCCACGGCGGACCCGGTGACGGCGGACCCGGTGGTTGCCGCCGAGCGCGCGTTCGCCGCGCGGCATCAAGAAGTGCCGATGAAGCAGGCGTTTCAGGAATTTTCCGCCGCCGACGGCGTCGCGGTGACGCGGGATGGCGTGAAGAACGTCAAGGATTTCATCGCCACTTGGCCGGACGCCAACAATCCCGGCTTCATCCAATGGTGGCCGACGCTGGCCGGCATCGCCCAATCCGGCGATCTGGGCTTTACCACCGGACCCGCATCCTTCGGCGGCAAGCGTTACAGCGATTATTTCACGGTCTGGAAGAAGCAGCCGGACGGCAGCTGGAAGTGGGTCATCGACCAGGGGACCGGGCCGCGTCCGGCCGCGGTGGCGCCGACGCAAAATGTCGCGGCCGTGCCGGTATCGACCCTGCCCCCGATGGAAGCGGGCGCCGCGTGGAGCGACCTTCAGAAGACGGACGGCAATCTCGGCCGGGCGTTCGCCGTCCATCCCGGCACCGCCACTTATTATGCCCCCGAAATCCGGCTGCTCGGCTACAGGCCGGAGCCGGTCGATGGCATTCAGGCGGCGCTTCCCGTTCTCGCGGGCCGGGCGCGCGACCTCAAAACCAGCATGGAAGGCGGCGGCGTGTCCGCGGCGGGCGACCTTGGCTATACCTACGGCATTGCGAGCTGGTCGGAAAATGGCGCGGCGAAGACCGGGCCCTATCTCCGCGTCTGGCAGCGGCGTCCGCAAGGCTGGATGGTCCTGGTCGAAAACGTCAATCCCTTCTGA
- a CDS encoding NADP-dependent oxidoreductase: protein MTGTLAWHLVSRPSGMPAMADFELKSLDLPPLGEGMVRVENRWLSVDPYMRGRMNDVKSYVPPFALGEPLQGGAVGTVVESNAPDLKIGDKVQHMLGWREQAVGPAQLFTKLPDLGVSEEQWLGNLGLTGGTAYFGLLRVAEAKEGDTVFVSAAAGAVGSAVVQIAKAKGMTVIGSAGGADKCAFVKELGADAVIDYKAGPVVKALMDAAPKGIDVYFDNVGGDHLDAAFACARQNARFAICGMIGSYNDAEPQAFRYIMRVIAARIRVQGFIWTDYLNEIGDFYRDMGGWIATGQVKSRETIREGIEATPQAFLDLFSGGNMGKMLVKL from the coding sequence ATGACCGGCACCCTCGCCTGGCACCTCGTCTCGCGCCCCTCCGGCATGCCCGCAATGGCCGATTTCGAGCTGAAATCCCTCGACCTCCCGCCGCTCGGCGAGGGCATGGTCCGCGTCGAAAACCGCTGGCTCTCCGTCGATCCCTACATGCGCGGCCGCATGAACGACGTGAAAAGCTACGTCCCGCCCTTCGCGCTCGGCGAGCCGCTGCAAGGCGGCGCGGTCGGCACCGTCGTCGAATCCAACGCGCCCGATCTCAAGATCGGCGACAAGGTCCAGCACATGCTCGGCTGGCGCGAGCAGGCGGTCGGCCCGGCCCAGCTCTTCACCAAGCTGCCCGATTTGGGCGTGTCCGAAGAACAATGGCTCGGCAATCTCGGCCTCACCGGCGGCACCGCTTATTTCGGCCTCCTCCGCGTGGCGGAAGCCAAGGAAGGCGACACCGTCTTCGTCTCGGCGGCTGCGGGCGCGGTGGGATCGGCGGTGGTGCAGATCGCCAAGGCCAAGGGCATGACGGTGATCGGATCGGCGGGCGGCGCGGACAAATGCGCGTTCGTGAAGGAACTCGGCGCCGACGCGGTGATCGATTACAAGGCCGGGCCGGTCGTCAAGGCGCTGATGGACGCGGCGCCGAAAGGCATCGACGTCTATTTCGACAATGTCGGCGGCGATCACTTGGACGCCGCCTTCGCCTGCGCCCGCCAGAATGCCCGCTTCGCCATCTGCGGCATGATCGGCAGCTATAACGACGCGGAGCCGCAGGCCTTCCGCTACATCATGCGCGTCATCGCCGCCCGCATCCGCGTGCAAGGCTTCATCTGGACCGACTATCTGAACGAAATCGGGGATTTCTACCGCGATATGGGCGGCTGGATCGCGACCGGCCAGGTCAAATCGCGCGAGACGATCCGCGAAGGCATCGAAGCCACGCCGCAAGCCTTTCTCGACCTGTTCAGCGGCGGCAATATGGGCAAGATGCTGGTGAAGCTTTAG
- a CDS encoding DUF2171 domain-containing protein, whose product MANYRDDDRSGNRWQDRDDRWRERGRDHQGGGGDRGFFERAGEQVRSWFGDDEGDRGRDMDRQRRDREQGQGGWSRDNREDRGWRGERSGGWGNERSGGYGGERSSGGGYSSFEDGPGGYGRGYGSSGSAGSSGAADTWGGSGYGGSEFGGRRFDRVDAGSTGTHGAHPMSAPYGAGGGYYGASSTGYRSSAREYAMRGQDLHDPHYSEWRNRQISELDRDYEDYRREHQSRFEQEFGNWRSKRQGQRQSLSKVTEHMEVVGNDGQHIGTVDKVRGDRIILTKGDKDAGGHHHSIPCSWIESVEDKVTVSKSADEAKRAWQDEERSRALFEREDSGSEGPHALNRSFSGTY is encoded by the coding sequence ATGGCAAATTATCGTGACGACGACCGGTCCGGCAATCGCTGGCAGGACCGCGACGACCGCTGGCGCGAGCGCGGCCGCGACCATCAGGGCGGTGGCGGCGATCGCGGTTTCTTCGAGCGTGCGGGCGAGCAGGTCCGCTCCTGGTTCGGCGATGACGAAGGCGATCGCGGCCGCGACATGGACCGCCAGCGCCGGGATCGCGAGCAGGGTCAAGGCGGCTGGAGCCGCGACAATCGGGAAGACCGGGGCTGGCGCGGTGAGCGCAGCGGCGGCTGGGGCAATGAACGCTCCGGCGGCTATGGCGGCGAGCGGTCCAGCGGCGGCGGCTACAGCAGCTTTGAGGACGGCCCGGGCGGCTATGGCCGGGGCTACGGCTCCTCGGGCTCGGCCGGTTCCTCCGGCGCCGCCGACACCTGGGGCGGATCGGGCTATGGCGGCAGCGAATTTGGCGGACGGCGCTTCGACCGCGTCGACGCCGGCAGCACCGGCACCCATGGCGCCCATCCGATGTCCGCTCCCTATGGCGCGGGCGGCGGCTATTACGGCGCGTCGAGCACCGGCTATCGCAGCTCGGCCCGCGAATATGCCATGCGCGGGCAGGATCTTCACGACCCCCATTATTCGGAATGGCGCAACCGCCAGATCAGCGAGCTCGACCGCGACTATGAAGACTATCGGCGCGAGCATCAGTCGCGGTTCGAACAGGAATTCGGCAATTGGCGGTCCAAGCGCCAGGGCCAGCGCCAGTCGCTGAGCAAGGTGACCGAGCATATGGAAGTCGTCGGCAATGACGGCCAGCATATCGGCACCGTCGACAAGGTGCGCGGCGACCGCATCATCCTGACGAAGGGCGACAAGGATGCGGGCGGCCATCACCATTCGATCCCGTGCAGCTGGATCGAGAGTGTCGAGGACAAGGTGACGGTGTCGAAAAGCGCCGACGAAGCCAAGCGCGCCTGGCAGGACGAAGAACGCAGCCGCGCCCTCTTCGAACGCGAGGATTCGGGCAGCGAAGGCCCCCATGCCCTCAACCGGAGCTTTTCGGGCACTTACTAG
- a CDS encoding EF-hand domain-containing protein: MKKIILSAATAALLTGGLAVAQPAPHGGDVKRADVAVAIDARAAKLDADRDGQITPGERQALRRQRIDGRFERLDTDKNGQLSKAEFQAAREKRGEAREGRHGKRGHFGGHGMRHGMGMRGAMATRTVSVADMKAKALGWFDRQDADRNGVVTQAERQQAMAARHAERQQKQ, from the coding sequence ATGAAGAAGATCATCCTCTCTGCGGCCACCGCCGCCCTCCTCACCGGCGGCCTCGCCGTCGCCCAGCCCGCGCCCCATGGCGGCGATGTGAAGCGTGCCGACGTGGCGGTGGCGATCGACGCCCGCGCCGCGAAGCTCGACGCCGATCGCGACGGCCAGATCACGCCCGGCGAGCGCCAGGCGCTGCGCCGGCAGCGGATCGATGGGCGTTTCGAACGGCTCGACACCGACAAGAACGGCCAGCTCAGCAAGGCCGAATTCCAGGCCGCCCGCGAAAAGCGCGGCGAGGCGCGCGAAGGCCGTCACGGCAAGCGCGGCCATTTCGGCGGGCACGGCATGCGCCACGGCATGGGCATGCGCGGCGCGATGGCGACCCGGACGGTCAGCGTCGCCGACATGAAGGCCAAGGCGCTCGGGTGGTTCGACCGCCAGGATGCCGACAGGAACGGCGTCGTGACCCAGGCCGAACGGCAGCAGGCAATGGCCGCCCGCCACGCCGAGCGCCAGCAGAAGCAATAA
- a CDS encoding response regulator translates to MGTNAALTDKPPHLLIVDDERSIREPLSEYLEKNGFRVTGADTAAAARTILAAGGIDLIILDIMMPGEDGLSLSRFIRATSQLPVILLTARAEDTDKIVGLEMGADDYVVKPFNPRELVARIKTILRRANTAGVRQEAPETQSYAFGPWVLRAGERMLVDKDNVAVPLSTGEYNLLLALVTHPRQVLNRDQLLDMTQGREADAFDRSIDNQVSRLRRKVEPDPKEPALIKTVWGGGYTLAAEVRRL, encoded by the coding sequence ATGGGGACGAACGCAGCCTTGACCGACAAGCCGCCGCACCTCCTGATCGTCGACGACGAACGCTCGATCCGCGAGCCGCTGTCCGAATATCTCGAGAAGAACGGCTTCCGCGTCACGGGGGCCGACACTGCGGCCGCGGCCCGCACGATCCTCGCGGCGGGCGGCATCGATCTCATCATCCTCGACATCATGATGCCGGGCGAGGATGGCTTGAGCCTCAGCCGCTTCATCCGCGCGACGAGCCAATTGCCCGTCATCCTCCTCACCGCTAGGGCCGAGGATACCGACAAGATCGTCGGCCTCGAAATGGGCGCCGACGATTATGTCGTGAAGCCGTTCAACCCGCGCGAACTGGTCGCCCGCATCAAGACGATCCTGCGCCGCGCCAACACGGCCGGCGTCCGTCAGGAGGCGCCGGAAACGCAAAGCTACGCCTTTGGCCCCTGGGTGTTGCGCGCGGGTGAGCGCATGCTGGTCGACAAGGACAATGTCGCCGTCCCGCTCTCGACCGGCGAATATAACCTCCTCCTCGCCCTCGTCACCCATCCCCGCCAGGTGCTCAACCGCGACCAGTTGCTCGACATGACGCAAGGGCGCGAGGCCGACGCCTTCGACCGCTCGATCGACAATCAGGTGAGCCGCCTCCGCCGCAAGGTCGAGCCCGACCCGAAGGAACCCGCCCTCATCAAGACCGTCTGGGGCGGCGGCTACACGCTCGCCGCCGAGGTGCGCCGCCTGTGA
- a CDS encoding sensor histidine kinase → MSRFLPKSLAGQMAVLIGIALLLAQLVNFALLLNEREKLSLAQSETPAITRFVSAAADPDAVARRTGMRGPHHFARFSVTAKPLVPAGAERRAGTESRLRQALAAAGIGARDVRAMQAPLSITFIGMAGRDRERAEREMQSIHRQVADGQLLILSARLADGRWLNGRLMTPRRDPWLSLRLIASTLLLYLFVLGATLLIARRLARPLRELTSAAERFEGKGDPVHVAPRGPADLRHAIHAFNAMSARVTGLLDEKDRMLGAIGHDLRTPLASLRIRAESMEPEEERARVAATIAEMTEMLEDILVLARSGRAREEARQVDLAALLDTLVEEQAELGRPVRFEPAPRRVAAVRPTLLRRAVRNLIDNAVKYGGSAEVALRETPETIEIAVSDTGPGLPPEEIGRVLEPFYRVEASRSRETGGTGLGLAIARAAAEAHGGTLRLANRGTGGLTATIALPVT, encoded by the coding sequence GTGAGCCGCTTCCTTCCCAAGAGCCTCGCCGGCCAGATGGCGGTGCTGATCGGCATCGCCCTCCTTCTCGCCCAGCTCGTCAATTTCGCCCTGCTCTTGAACGAGCGGGAGAAGCTCAGCCTCGCCCAGAGCGAAACGCCCGCCATCACCCGCTTCGTGTCCGCCGCCGCCGATCCCGATGCGGTCGCGCGGCGCACGGGAATGCGGGGCCCGCATCATTTCGCCCGTTTTTCGGTCACCGCCAAGCCGCTGGTTCCCGCGGGGGCGGAGCGCCGGGCCGGCACGGAAAGCCGCCTTCGTCAGGCGCTCGCCGCCGCCGGAATCGGCGCGCGGGACGTGCGCGCGATGCAGGCCCCGCTCTCGATCACCTTCATTGGAATGGCCGGGCGGGATCGGGAGAGGGCCGAGCGCGAGATGCAGAGCATCCACCGCCAGGTTGCGGACGGCCAATTGCTGATCCTGTCGGCCCGCCTCGCGGACGGGCGCTGGCTGAACGGCCGCCTGATGACCCCGCGCCGCGACCCGTGGCTGAGCCTCCGCCTCATCGCCTCCACCCTCCTCCTCTACCTGTTCGTCCTCGGCGCCACCCTGCTCATCGCCCGCCGCCTCGCCCGCCCCTTGCGCGAGCTCACCAGCGCCGCCGAACGGTTCGAGGGCAAGGGCGATCCCGTCCACGTCGCGCCGCGCGGCCCCGCCGATCTGCGCCACGCCATCCACGCCTTCAACGCGATGAGCGCGCGCGTCACCGGCCTATTGGACGAGAAGGACCGCATGCTCGGCGCCATCGGCCACGATCTCCGCACCCCGCTCGCCTCGCTCCGCATCCGCGCCGAAAGCATGGAGCCGGAGGAGGAGCGCGCGCGGGTGGCCGCGACCATCGCGGAGATGACCGAGATGCTGGAGGACATTCTCGTCCTCGCCCGCTCCGGCCGCGCGCGCGAGGAAGCGCGGCAAGTGGATCTCGCCGCCCTCCTCGATACCCTCGTCGAGGAGCAGGCCGAGCTTGGTCGTCCCGTCCGCTTCGAGCCCGCGCCCCGGAGGGTCGCCGCGGTCCGCCCCACCCTCCTCCGCCGCGCCGTCCGCAACCTTATCGACAATGCGGTCAAATATGGCGGCAGCGCCGAGGTCGCGCTCCGGGAAACCCCCGAGACGATCGAGATCGCCGTCTCCGACACCGGCCCCGGCCTTCCGCCGGAAGAAATCGGCCGCGTCCTCGAACCTTTCTACCGGGTCGAAGCCTCGCGCAGCCGCGAGACCGGCGGCACCGGCCTCGGCCTCGCCATCGCCCGCGCGGCGGCCGAAGCCCATGGCGGCACCCTCCGCCTCGCCAACCGCGGCACGGGAGGGCTCACCGCGACCATCGCGCTGCCTGTTACCTGA
- a CDS encoding TonB-dependent receptor: MSLIALTAALGAPPALAQTAAQQHHHQHGAAPAPANANATPSAPSAADKAVQANGDGTSIIVTGTRLRGSVIGDIPPEISLNSSDIRAYGAGTITQLLDSIAPQVSSGRGRGGGRPIVLLNGQRPSSFMEIHNLPPEAIERVDILPEEVALKYGFRADQRVVNLVLRERFRGITTQVGGGFPTAGGRSETELDVNLLRVRGETRLIVDAEYDRKSKLLESERDVIVRDDEPADAARYRTLLPADEAMSLGATVARPLGTIGATLNGSIERTGSESLLGLPETGSGALMRTSEGWTGHGGFVLNGQFPGWSWSAKGNYDHIESTTLTDRSASLRDRATSNTEVAELDLVASGTLFRLPAGEVSTTLKGGAQTRQLSSQAQRGGTFQDTDLSRTQANLQANIDLPIASRRDDMLAGLGNLSANVNLAHDNLSDFGALWTIGGGINWSPVENLRLIASVTQEDGAPSIQQLGDPSVLTPNVRVFDFTTGETVDISRLDGGNPALLADSRRVMKLGLNIRPLKETDLSLSADFIDTRIRNPIASFPTATPEIEAAFPDRFTRDANGRLLQIDSRPVNFARSDKQELRWGFNFTRPLKKKAGAEAPRHGGPGARPGQGGPAGSGGGEPPRGGPGGDRMMGGMPGGGRGPMGGGMGGFNHSAMGGAPESRLQLSVYHTWRFKDEIEIRDGVPVLDLLDGSATGSRGGQPRHAIEARAGVFKNGLGARLNLDWQAGTRVLADRTAPGAAEDLFFSDSTTVGLRFFADLGMQSALSSKWPFLHGARVSLDVDNLFDSRLRVRDRTGATPVNYQPDLLDPLGRTVRVRLRKLFF, from the coding sequence GTGTCCCTTATCGCTCTCACCGCCGCACTGGGCGCGCCTCCGGCCCTGGCGCAGACGGCAGCTCAGCAGCATCACCACCAGCACGGGGCGGCGCCGGCACCCGCCAATGCCAATGCGACCCCTTCCGCTCCCTCCGCTGCCGATAAAGCGGTGCAAGCCAATGGCGATGGAACGAGCATCATCGTCACCGGAACCCGTCTGCGCGGATCGGTGATCGGCGACATCCCGCCCGAAATCTCCCTCAATTCGAGTGATATCCGGGCCTATGGCGCGGGAACCATCACGCAACTTCTCGACTCGATCGCGCCGCAAGTCTCCAGCGGGCGGGGCCGGGGCGGCGGGCGCCCGATCGTGCTTCTCAACGGCCAGCGCCCATCCAGCTTCATGGAAATTCACAACCTCCCGCCCGAAGCGATCGAGCGGGTCGACATCCTGCCCGAGGAGGTGGCTCTCAAATACGGCTTCCGCGCCGACCAGCGCGTCGTGAACCTCGTCCTGCGCGAGCGTTTTCGCGGCATCACGACGCAAGTGGGGGGCGGTTTTCCGACCGCGGGGGGACGCAGCGAAACCGAGCTCGACGTCAACCTGCTGCGCGTGCGCGGCGAAACGCGCCTCATCGTCGATGCCGAATATGACCGCAAGTCGAAGCTGCTCGAAAGCGAGCGCGATGTGATCGTGCGCGACGACGAACCCGCCGATGCCGCGCGGTACCGCACCCTCCTTCCGGCGGACGAAGCGATGTCGCTCGGCGCCACGGTGGCCCGCCCGCTCGGCACGATCGGCGCGACGCTCAACGGCAGCATCGAACGCACGGGCAGCGAAAGCCTCCTCGGCCTGCCCGAGACCGGGTCCGGCGCGCTGATGAGAACGTCAGAGGGCTGGACCGGACATGGCGGCTTCGTGCTCAACGGTCAATTTCCGGGCTGGTCCTGGTCGGCCAAGGGCAATTACGATCATATCGAAAGCACGACGCTGACCGATCGCAGCGCGAGCCTGCGCGACCGCGCGACGTCCAATACCGAAGTGGCCGAACTCGATCTCGTCGCCAGCGGCACGCTCTTCCGCCTGCCGGCGGGCGAGGTGTCGACGACGTTGAAAGGGGGTGCGCAAACCCGGCAATTGTCGAGCCAGGCGCAGCGCGGCGGCACGTTTCAGGATACGGACCTGTCCCGGACCCAGGCGAATCTTCAGGCGAATATCGACCTGCCCATCGCCAGCCGCCGCGACGACATGCTGGCGGGCCTTGGCAATCTGTCGGCCAATGTGAACCTGGCCCACGACAACCTGTCCGATTTCGGCGCGCTCTGGACGATCGGCGGCGGCATCAACTGGTCGCCGGTCGAGAACCTGCGCCTGATCGCGTCGGTGACGCAGGAGGATGGCGCGCCGTCCATCCAGCAGCTTGGCGACCCGTCCGTGCTCACCCCCAATGTCCGGGTATTCGATTTCACGACCGGGGAGACGGTCGATATTTCCCGTCTCGACGGCGGCAATCCCGCCCTCCTCGCCGACAGCCGCCGGGTGATGAAATTGGGCCTCAACATCAGGCCGCTCAAGGAAACCGACCTCAGCCTGTCGGCCGATTTCATCGACACGCGCATTCGCAACCCCATCGCCTCCTTCCCGACCGCGACGCCGGAGATCGAGGCCGCTTTTCCCGATCGCTTCACCCGGGACGCCAACGGGCGCCTGCTCCAGATCGACAGCCGCCCGGTCAATTTCGCCCGTTCGGACAAGCAGGAACTGCGCTGGGGGTTCAACTTCACCCGGCCGCTCAAGAAAAAAGCGGGGGCGGAGGCGCCTCGCCATGGCGGGCCGGGAGCGCGCCCCGGCCAAGGCGGCCCGGCGGGTTCCGGCGGCGGCGAGCCCCCGCGCGGCGGGCCTGGCGGCGACAGAATGATGGGCGGAATGCCGGGCGGCGGCCGTGGCCCGATGGGCGGCGGGATGGGCGGCTTCAATCATTCCGCAATGGGCGGCGCCCCGGAAAGCCGCCTGCAATTGTCCGTCTATCACACCTGGCGGTTCAAGGATGAAATCGAGATCCGCGACGGCGTGCCCGTTCTCGACCTTTTGGATGGATCGGCGACCGGCAGCCGGGGCGGCCAGCCCCGCCACGCGATCGAGGCCCGCGCGGGCGTGTTCAAGAACGGGCTCGGCGCCCGGCTCAACCTCGACTGGCAGGCGGGAACCCGCGTTCTCGCCGATCGCACGGCGCCGGGCGCGGCCGAAGACCTGTTCTTCTCCGATTCGACCACCGTCGGCCTGCGCTTCTTCGCCGATCTCGGCATGCAGAGCGCCTTGTCGAGCAAGTGGCCGTTCCTGCACGGCGCGCGCGTGTCGCTGGACGTCGACAATCTCTTCGACTCCCGCCTGCGGGTGCGCGACCGCACCGGGGCGACGCCGGTCAATTATCAGCCGGACCTGCTCGATCCGCTCGGCCGCACGGTGCGCGTGAGGCTGCGCAAGCTCTTCTTTTAA